The DNA segment AATAGACCTAAACTCTTTTGAAAAATCTCTCCAAGAAATAGGGGTCTAAGACAATTAAACTCGCTTAGAGAAATCATTGAAAGTTTGGATTCTCGTGAAAGTAAACCTCAAATTGGTACAACGGAGTTGAACAACCCTATTGTTATTAATCCAAAAAGCTCATTTGAGCTCACGTTATACAACGCAAACGAAAAAGAAATCAAAAAGGTGATTCAAATCCTGAAAGACGACAACATTTGGAACAAGGAAAAGGATTTACTCCCATTGTTCACCGCTCACAACATTAAGTGTAAAGAGATTGAAGATTACATTTTAGAGTATAAACCACAATACCATAAATTCATTGAACAGGCAAAGGCAAATTCTACCGAGTACAAAACAGCTTCCGAAATGGATAGATTGGATATTGAAAATGAATTCAAAGAAGAAGCAATCAACAATCTTTATGAAAGAGCAGCCTGCGAACTTGATATTCTCTTTGAAGGGAGTGAAATACCTGAAACTATTGACGATGAATTAATACAAGAATATGGGTTCGAGACTATCTCAAAGTATATCGGTTTTAGTTATCGCAAGGATAAGATTATAAGCAATTGGGAAAGAAAAGAATTTGAAGACTTACTAAAAGCAGATTTAGCTATTTCAGGGAATGACCTTCCAAATGAAGAAGTATTATCTTCTCAAACACTTAAAACACTTAATAAGATTGCTGAAAAAGAAGAAGGGCATTTTAAAAGAAAGCAAAAGGCTATTGACTATTTGACAGAAAACCCAAATCTATCAGACAACATTGGAAAGCATGTTTCAACCCGTTCAATGTTTAAAATCAAACCATTACCTGAAAAATTTAGAAATATTGATTTGGAGAACCTTTCTGCTTCATGGTCATACGTCAAAGAGTACATTAGACTATTGACAGATACTTACAGAGATTCGGAACGCTGTACTGAAGACATAAAAGGCGATAAATCTTGGATTAAAGAATTTAGAGTTGAAAAACACGAAGATTTTGTTCCCGACTTAATTTGTCAACGAGCAAGAAAAGAATGTGAGAAAAAATACAGTAAAAATCGACCTCCAAAACTTCCTTTTCATGTTGGTTGTAACTGTAACTTGAGAAGAGAAATATAAAAAAACGTGTGCCAACAATGGCTAAGAAAGCATGGGGCAGGTAAGGCTTTCATAAAGGTTCGTTCATTTAGCAAATTTCGGTTTCGGTGGACAGGAAATCGCATCGAAAGCCCTACGTTTCTTAGCCGAGGCCGTTGCCACACATATAAAGACGACAATGAATGATTGGAACAAGACAGGAAAGGTTAAAGCCGTAATTCTTGGTATTCTTTTCCTTCCGAACATAATTAAACCAATTGGTGCTCAACCTGACATGAGTTTTGCAATGATTATTATGCCGTTAATCTTCGGGATAATTGCAATTCCATTTATCACAAAAATCAATGCAGCCATTTTCGGACAAGTAATTGAAAGACCGACATGGAATGACAATCCTTTAACCTTCAAAAAACCTTTGAGCTTTTTCCATTTTGGTGCATTCTTCTTCCTGACAACAGGACTAAGTATGATAATTGGAACATTGATAAAATTTCAGCAATTAAATCAATTCGGACTGACAGCTATATCTTTTGGAATTGGAATTTTAATTGGTATTCAACTACTTTTAAAAATGACTAAAAAATGAGATTTACAATTTTGATACTCCCGCTCTCGCTCCGCATCCTGCGAGTGTAAGCTATTTCAGCCCTCTGGGCTAATTTAGGCGGGACGCCCTGCATTAGATGACACTCCGCAAGTATGCGGAGCGACAGCCGAGTGCCAGATCAGGGGTGTTCAGTATCCATTGAGAATATGGATATTTGACGCAGGGCTAAAAACAAGAAAAAGCGCAGAATAACGTCCCGGGTAGAATGTTATTGACGGCTTTATCGTACATATAAACAGTTGGGCACCACTAAAGCAACATAACAATGAAAGGTTTAACCATATTTGGACTCTCCATTCTTTTAATTTCCTTCCACGGCTTTTCAGATAAGCACAGAAATACCGAAAGGCGAAATTATGCAGGTAAGCCTGGTTCAGAAACCACCATATCAATTGATAGCAGAATCAGTCAGGTGGTCTTAAAAACAGCCAACGGATGCGGCATAGGAAATTTTTTAATCCCCTGCACAGGAGATACCAGCCAAGGTACTCCGCCCTTGATTGGTTCAATTACATACAATGGGTCCAATTATACCTATAACGTATTGGATACGGTACCGGGAACACACATCAAGGGTGTTGCATTTAAAAGATCATGGTGGTGGCCCCCAAATACGACCATCTTATCCGCCCACTCACCTGCGGAACCTTATGTAGTTGTTTCGGACATAGGTATGTTCTCATACTCGTTTGACGAGACTTTCAGTCCGCAGTACGGCAGCATATCTAAATTGGATTCTCTATTCATACCGGGTATTTTGAAAATGGCCAAACAAATAACCACAGATGCCACCAATCCCATTGTTTTGCTCGTTCAGGATACGATTAGCACCTACCGCATACGGGTTTATTCCTATCCTAATCTACTGGAACAATTCAGCTTTGCTTTTCACTTTGAACCGGAAATATTTGAGGTAATCGAAAATGCTCTGTTCATTACCGGGTGGGACACCAGCGGCACCTATATGCTGTACCATTTCAGCTCCTTACAAGATACTTTATATGCAAGCTACCCGATGAACGATTTTGCCTCTAATGCGCAGGAGTTCTTGAAAATAAGAGATTCACTTTTTGTACTCAGCTCTCCCGGTGACAGTATTACAGT comes from the Bacteroidia bacterium genome and includes:
- a CDS encoding T9SS type A sorting domain-containing protein, whose amino-acid sequence is MKGLTIFGLSILLISFHGFSDKHRNTERRNYAGKPGSETTISIDSRISQVVLKTANGCGIGNFLIPCTGDTSQGTPPLIGSITYNGSNYTYNVLDTVPGTHIKGVAFKRSWWWPPNTTILSAHSPAEPYVVVSDIGMFSYSFDETFSPQYGSISKLDSLFIPGILKMAKQITTDATNPIVLLVQDTISTYRIRVYSYPNLLEQFSFAFHFEPEIFEVIENALFITGWDTSGTYMLYHFSSLQDTLYASYPMNDFASNAQEFLKIRDSLFVLSSPGDSITVLTTLKTTDSTLSQSVVYPHSGARATYNEYKNHKNFTFQPTDSVLDKQILVLDPANAQVIDTLMINHSLDWFKHPTPVPDAFGYFSMGWIGARWGNGINDSVFVSDAYATSVIQIEAGAFPQHINATYGCWVGVPENELEAIKFEVYPNPASSIAVINLTGLKKDRQYTLTISDMSGRVYYTTYLKAYQEINLPLGDLSDGVYMLNLDTGRNIITKKLVIQ